In one window of Cellulophaga sp. HaHa_2_95 DNA:
- a CDS encoding thioredoxin family protein, with translation MIKNIVVFLAFFNVFLGFSQTDEEPVLWEQELNKISDIEFELIIKADIFKDWHVYSQHTAEGGSQPSEFVFEKANLDYELIGATTESETTTEYSDIFEVDETYFKEKLVFTQKIKLKNTATTQVNVLLYYQVCKDVCIPGEQEFIFALDGGPVNLEEKTVDERSIILSEELILDLKNKEKLTEGTVDSVSGSSGLLMIFSLGFLGGLIALLTPCVFPMIPLTVSFFTKQSGTKSKGITNAILYGFFIVLIYFLLSLPFHLFDSVDSQILNTIATNVWLNIVFFAIFVFFAFSFFGYYELTLPSSWANKMDNASSKAGGVLGIFFMAVTLAIVSFSCTGPILGGLLGSTALADGDVATNLSTGMLGFGTALALPFALFALFPAWLNSLPKSGGWMTTVKVVLGFLELALALKFLSNADLVGNWGFLKRELFIGIWIVLFILLTLYLFGILRFPHDGPKQKLSGIRKTLAFVSAAFVLYLGLGLTKTTNLKLLSGFPPPEFYSVFEQESDCPLGINCFKDFEDGVAYAKEVHKPILLDFTGWACVNCRKMEENVWSDPEVFKLINDNYVLISLYIDDRKALPALEQFDFKYETGRVKHIETVGQKWGTFQTLNFNAASQPYYVLLSPELEVLNTSIQYTDTETYKVWLQEGLDNLK, from the coding sequence ATGATTAAAAATATAGTAGTTTTTCTGGCATTTTTCAATGTTTTTTTAGGATTTTCTCAGACAGACGAAGAGCCTGTTTTGTGGGAACAAGAATTAAACAAAATCTCTGATATAGAATTTGAATTAATAATAAAAGCTGATATTTTTAAAGATTGGCATGTCTATTCTCAACATACTGCAGAAGGAGGTTCACAACCCAGTGAATTTGTTTTTGAGAAAGCAAATCTAGATTATGAACTTATAGGAGCAACAACGGAGAGTGAAACGACCACTGAGTATAGCGATATTTTTGAGGTAGATGAAACGTATTTCAAAGAGAAGCTTGTTTTTACGCAAAAAATAAAGCTCAAAAATACGGCGACTACCCAAGTTAATGTGCTCTTGTATTATCAAGTATGTAAGGATGTGTGTATTCCCGGAGAGCAAGAATTTATTTTTGCATTAGATGGTGGCCCCGTAAATTTAGAAGAAAAAACAGTTGATGAACGTAGTATAATACTTAGTGAAGAATTAATTTTAGACCTTAAGAATAAAGAGAAATTAACCGAAGGCACTGTAGATAGTGTTAGTGGTTCTTCTGGTTTATTAATGATTTTTAGTCTTGGTTTTTTAGGAGGATTAATTGCTTTGCTTACGCCTTGCGTATTTCCAATGATACCGCTCACCGTATCTTTTTTTACGAAGCAATCGGGGACTAAAAGCAAAGGGATTACCAATGCAATACTCTATGGTTTTTTTATAGTTTTAATTTATTTTTTACTAAGCTTACCTTTTCATTTATTTGATTCGGTAGACTCGCAAATATTAAATACCATAGCTACCAATGTTTGGTTAAATATTGTATTCTTCGCAATCTTCGTGTTTTTTGCCTTTTCATTCTTTGGGTATTATGAGTTGACCTTACCAAGTTCTTGGGCTAATAAAATGGATAATGCTTCCTCTAAAGCAGGAGGGGTATTGGGGATATTTTTTATGGCGGTAACTTTGGCAATTGTGTCTTTCTCTTGTACGGGTCCTATTTTAGGCGGACTTTTAGGAAGTACAGCTTTGGCAGATGGTGATGTTGCTACAAACTTATCTACCGGTATGCTAGGGTTTGGAACCGCATTAGCTTTGCCTTTTGCGTTATTTGCCTTATTTCCAGCATGGTTAAATTCGCTACCTAAATCGGGCGGATGGATGACTACTGTTAAAGTAGTTCTTGGTTTTCTAGAGTTAGCTTTAGCATTAAAATTCTTATCAAATGCAGATTTGGTGGGTAATTGGGGATTTCTTAAGCGCGAACTTTTTATCGGAATATGGATTGTATTATTTATCTTATTAACGCTCTATCTATTTGGTATTTTACGATTCCCTCATGATGGTCCCAAACAAAAACTATCTGGCATCCGTAAAACGCTAGCTTTTGTGAGTGCAGCTTTTGTCCTTTATTTAGGATTAGGGCTAACAAAAACGACCAATTTAAAATTATTAAGCGGATTTCCGCCACCAGAATTTTACAGCGTTTTTGAACAAGAAAGTGATTGTCCTTTAGGGATAAATTGCTTTAAGGATTTTGAAGATGGTGTAGCTTATGCTAAAGAGGTACATAAACCAATTTTGTTAGATTTTACGGGTTGGGCTTGTGTAAACTGCCGTAAAATGGAAGAAAATGTATGGAGTGATCCAGAAGTGTTTAAGCTTATAAATGATAATTATGTATTAATTTCGTTATATATTGATGACCGAAAAGCATTGCCAGCGTTGGAACAATTTGATTTTAAGTACGAAACCGGACGTGTAAAACATATTGAAACGGTAGGGCAAAAATGGGGGACGTTCCAAACGCTTAATTTTAATGCAGCATCACAGCCCTATTATGTGTTATTGTCTCCAGAATTAGAGGTTTTAAATACTTCGATACAGTATACCGATACCGAAACCTATAAAGTTTGGCTTCAGGAAGGCTTAGATAATTTAAAATAA
- the tilS gene encoding tRNA lysidine(34) synthetase TilS, which yields MQEQFKSHIQDNFPELKNKHFLIACSGGIDSVILVHLCKTIGLDFSLAHCNFKLRGAESDADEAFVVSLASELQIPMYHTSFDTKKFMKAHKVSLQIAARELRYDWFSELQAKHQIATLVTAHHADDNVETFLINLSRGTGIDGLTGIPERTATIARPLLLFSREQILDYAHRFNISWREDKSNQETKYVRNKIRHKIVPHLKELHPSFLNNFLQSQQYLAETANLLDQYIQELRMALFKEDDAGFMVSIAALKKQKTLESLVYHLFKPFGFTNASAIIDLLSAMSGKELHSASHRLLKDRDYLYLKAVHSIASDVFEIGDSCNSVLEPLSITIEEVSAITTTGIDTLYVDKDHLKFPLTVRKYKTGDYFYPFGMKGVKKLSKYFKDEKYSQFQKEQQWLLCSEDAIVWVIGKRADNRFKVSKKTHTILKFSLA from the coding sequence GTGCAAGAACAATTTAAATCACATATTCAAGATAATTTTCCAGAACTAAAAAACAAGCATTTTTTAATAGCTTGTAGTGGTGGTATTGATAGTGTAATACTTGTTCACTTATGCAAAACTATAGGATTAGATTTTTCTTTAGCCCATTGTAATTTTAAATTAAGAGGAGCAGAGAGTGATGCAGACGAAGCTTTCGTGGTATCATTAGCCTCAGAGTTACAAATACCTATGTACCATACGAGCTTTGATACTAAAAAATTTATGAAAGCTCATAAGGTTTCTTTGCAAATTGCAGCCAGAGAATTACGGTATGACTGGTTCTCTGAACTACAAGCGAAACATCAGATAGCAACTCTGGTTACAGCGCATCATGCAGATGATAACGTAGAGACGTTTTTAATCAACCTTTCTAGAGGAACGGGTATTGATGGTTTGACGGGTATTCCTGAAAGAACAGCGACCATCGCTAGACCGCTTTTACTATTTTCTAGAGAACAGATCTTGGACTATGCACATCGCTTTAATATTTCTTGGAGGGAAGATAAAAGTAATCAAGAAACTAAATATGTACGGAATAAAATAAGGCATAAAATTGTTCCACATTTAAAAGAACTACATCCTTCCTTTTTAAATAATTTTCTACAAAGTCAACAATATTTAGCCGAAACAGCAAATTTGTTAGACCAATATATTCAGGAACTACGGATGGCTCTTTTTAAGGAAGATGATGCTGGATTTATGGTATCTATTGCAGCACTAAAGAAGCAGAAAACCTTAGAGTCTTTGGTGTACCATTTATTTAAACCATTTGGTTTTACAAATGCGTCGGCAATCATAGACTTACTATCGGCTATGAGTGGTAAAGAATTGCATTCGGCTAGCCACCGCCTGCTCAAAGATAGAGATTACCTGTATTTAAAAGCGGTACATTCTATTGCAAGCGATGTTTTTGAAATCGGAGACTCATGTAATTCGGTACTGGAACCTTTGTCCATTACAATTGAAGAAGTATCGGCAATAACAACTACAGGTATAGATACGTTATACGTAGATAAAGACCATTTAAAGTTTCCTTTAACTGTAAGAAAATATAAAACAGGCGACTATTTTTATCCCTTCGGAATGAAAGGAGTAAAAAAGTTAAGCAAATACTTTAAAGACGAGAAGTACAGTCAATTTCAAAAAGAACAACAGTGGTTACTTTGTAGTGAAGATGCCATAGTTTGGGTGATTGGTAAGAGAGCAGATAATCGATTTAAAGTATCAAAAAAGACACATACAATATTAAAATTCAGTCTAGCATAA
- a CDS encoding heparan-alpha-glucosaminide N-acetyltransferase domain-containing protein: MINKPDRLYFIDAMRAWAILMMLQGHFVDGLLDNAFRDTSHLGYNIWLYFRGITAPVFFTVSGFIFTFLLTKGDKTGFSNPRVAKGIKRGLQLLFIGYLLRLNFWGLLVGQIYNTFYLVDVLHCIGLSLLGIIALYVLTEKRKALFPIALLAITILLFIFEPNYSKWVHAYLPQTFANYFTKANGSVFTIFPWFGYATCGAFLSLVFAKFKNAKYVYPIAITTALTLGTGLLFGSSSVFLYLAETTKVQLFADIFFNNYLFIRLGDVLLVFAVFMLFRKFMTNSTLLKMGQSTLSIYVVHYIILYGSFVGVGLYYFLNHSLAPTVIIPGAIAFMVTCTFLALQYEKYKIFIKATIANALKQGTVLIEPWATFAFKLTKDLFIKIRNATLKLFRLVKD; this comes from the coding sequence ATGATAAATAAACCAGATAGACTTTACTTTATTGATGCCATGCGTGCGTGGGCAATATTAATGATGCTACAAGGGCATTTTGTAGATGGTTTACTAGACAATGCCTTTAGAGACACTTCTCATTTAGGCTATAATATTTGGCTTTATTTTAGAGGTATCACCGCCCCTGTGTTCTTTACGGTATCCGGTTTTATATTTACTTTTCTTTTAACTAAAGGCGATAAAACAGGTTTTAGCAACCCTAGAGTTGCCAAAGGAATAAAGCGTGGCCTACAATTATTATTCATAGGATATCTTTTACGCTTAAACTTTTGGGGGTTACTTGTTGGGCAAATTTACAATACCTTTTATTTAGTAGATGTACTACACTGTATAGGATTATCTTTATTAGGAATTATAGCACTTTATGTTTTAACTGAAAAAAGAAAAGCGCTATTTCCTATTGCCTTACTAGCAATTACCATACTGCTCTTTATTTTTGAGCCTAATTACAGTAAATGGGTACATGCTTACTTACCACAAACTTTTGCGAATTACTTTACCAAAGCTAACGGATCTGTATTCACCATCTTCCCTTGGTTTGGATATGCAACCTGTGGGGCATTTTTATCTTTGGTATTTGCAAAATTTAAAAATGCAAAATATGTATATCCTATAGCCATCACCACTGCCCTAACATTGGGTACTGGTTTGCTATTTGGTTCTTCCTCAGTATTTTTATACTTGGCAGAAACTACAAAAGTTCAATTGTTTGCGGATATCTTTTTCAATAATTACTTATTCATTCGTTTAGGAGATGTATTGTTAGTCTTTGCTGTTTTCATGTTGTTTAGAAAGTTCATGACCAATAGTACGTTACTAAAAATGGGACAGAGTACGCTATCTATCTATGTAGTACATTATATTATTCTATACGGAAGTTTTGTTGGCGTTGGTTTGTACTACTTTTTAAATCATTCATTAGCTCCAACTGTTATTATCCCTGGTGCTATTGCATTTATGGTTACCTGTACCTTCTTGGCGTTACAGTATGAAAAATACAAAATTTTCATCAAAGCAACTATAGCTAATGCCTTAAAACAAGGCACCGTTTTAATAGAACCTTGGGCTACTTTTGCTTTTAAATTAACAAAGGATCTTTTCATCAAAATAAGAAACGCTACTCTTAAGTTATTTAGACTGGTTAAAGATTGA
- a CDS encoding NADPH-dependent FMN reductase: MSTILAFAGSNSSSSINYKLVQYTASLVGEKEVQVVNLANYPFPLYSVDEEKNNGFVNSLVEFNREIKSAAGLIISVNEHNSNPSAYFKNLLDWLSRVDKTFLSETDIFLMSTSPGKRGGMSALEITANLLPRFGATVVATFSLPSFQENFDEAKGIVDADLAKQHQEALNQFLAKLS; the protein is encoded by the coding sequence ATGTCGACAATTTTAGCCTTTGCAGGAAGTAACTCATCTTCGTCTATAAATTATAAATTAGTACAATATACTGCTAGTCTAGTAGGAGAAAAAGAGGTGCAGGTTGTCAATTTAGCCAATTATCCATTTCCTTTATATAGTGTCGACGAAGAGAAAAATAATGGATTTGTTAATTCTCTTGTAGAATTTAATAGAGAAATTAAATCTGCTGCTGGTTTGATTATTTCGGTAAACGAACACAACAGTAACCCTTCTGCTTATTTTAAAAATCTTTTAGATTGGTTATCTAGAGTTGATAAAACTTTTTTATCTGAAACTGACATATTCTTAATGAGTACTTCTCCAGGAAAAAGAGGTGGAATGAGTGCCTTAGAAATTACCGCGAATCTATTGCCTCGCTTTGGTGCAACCGTTGTAGCAACATTTTCTCTTCCTTCATTTCAAGAAAATTTTGATGAAGCAAAAGGTATTGTTGATGCCGATCTTGCGAAACAGCATCAAGAGGCCCTAAACCAATTCTTAGCTAAACTATCTTAA
- a CDS encoding neutral zinc metallopeptidase, whose product MKIKANKIILSLTAGLLLASCQKEETNVSIEESFNVAKSSATSKSNSSLEQLSPTVRLEGIELFNDNPFTISQVVTPSACAPTLFNTVIDESVSSNIDALGAEWYELYAEMNFYYSLTDTDEQYFGANGEYTNLVSKITRGLEGFWNMSNEVSVRGQHNSTLNDSSKVIDILTFWYGLPEEEAAIYADYFINVVNAESTFLIESPLVSFDGFAIALEGQLDQGDLIVIGDGLIALAAEAGVDSKVVWSGIMAHEWGHQIQFNNSNWYPNGAADNAPEATRTTELEADFFTGYYLTHKRGGTYNWKKTEEFLSLFFNIGDCSFTSDGHHGTPAQRMEAAKQGYILAQSAKKKGHILDAEAVHISFLEILETVVGPQENTNFLAVAQ is encoded by the coding sequence ATGAAAATCAAAGCAAACAAAATTATTTTGAGTTTAACCGCTGGATTACTCTTAGCTTCTTGTCAAAAAGAGGAGACGAACGTTTCAATAGAGGAATCTTTCAATGTTGCAAAAAGCTCTGCAACTAGTAAAAGTAATTCGTCATTAGAACAATTATCTCCTACAGTACGTTTGGAGGGTATTGAGCTTTTCAACGACAATCCGTTTACAATTTCACAGGTTGTAACTCCTAGCGCATGTGCGCCTACATTATTTAATACGGTCATAGATGAATCTGTTTCTAGTAATATCGATGCTTTAGGAGCCGAGTGGTATGAACTTTATGCTGAAATGAACTTTTATTATTCCCTAACCGATACTGACGAACAATATTTTGGAGCCAATGGAGAGTATACTAACTTGGTTTCAAAAATCACTAGAGGATTAGAAGGTTTTTGGAATATGTCTAATGAAGTTAGCGTTCGTGGCCAACACAATAGTACCTTAAATGATTCAAGTAAGGTTATTGACATTTTAACTTTCTGGTATGGTTTACCAGAAGAAGAGGCTGCTATTTATGCCGACTATTTCATAAACGTTGTAAATGCAGAAAGCACGTTTCTAATTGAATCCCCTCTTGTATCTTTTGATGGTTTTGCTATTGCACTAGAAGGTCAATTAGATCAAGGAGATTTAATTGTTATTGGCGATGGTTTGATAGCCTTAGCTGCTGAGGCAGGTGTAGATTCAAAAGTTGTTTGGTCTGGTATTATGGCACATGAATGGGGACATCAAATACAATTTAATAATAGTAATTGGTATCCTAATGGTGCAGCAGATAATGCTCCAGAAGCAACAAGAACTACAGAGTTAGAAGCTGATTTCTTTACAGGATATTACTTAACACATAAAAGAGGTGGTACCTATAATTGGAAAAAAACTGAAGAATTCTTAAGCTTATTTTTTAATATTGGCGACTGTAGTTTTACCAGTGATGGTCATCATGGAACACCTGCCCAACGTATGGAAGCGGCAAAGCAAGGCTATATCTTGGCTCAAAGTGCTAAAAAGAAAGGTCATATTTTAGACGCAGAAGCTGTGCACATATCATTTTTAGAAATTCTTGAAACGGTTGTTGGTCCACAGGAAAATACAAATTTCTTAGCGGTAGCACAATAG
- a CDS encoding penicillin acylase family protein, with protein MKKLKKIFLFISTILLIFVIGIVIFILSLKPSYSGEKELDHIKKEVSVYYDSYGIPHIYGASEEDAFRTLGYVHAQDRLWQMELLRRIGPGRLSEVFGKDMITTDKFLISLGIDEASEKTVAHLDMNDESIRLTNAYLEGINAYIKDGPTPVEFYLTGIEKTPFVLKDVYNTIGYMAFSFAMAHKTDPLLTSIKEKLGPKYLKDLEIEVDPSLTLISNYPKGKQALKSTVSEIALQALEKLPVPMFEGSNSWVLSPEKTKNGHVIFANDPHIGFSQPSVWFEAHVSTPTYEKYGYYLAGVPFPLLGHDRNLAYGLTMFENDDIDFYYEEEHPSDKRKYKYKEEWKSFESITKTIKVKDADAIQFTYKKTIHGPVLNGIADQIAGDKPVAMSWTYTKTDNKTLKAYNGIVHANGLRDFKKSLADIHAPGLNIMYGDAKGNVAWFATAKLYQMPDSVNTKFILDGSTGLEEPLRYLEFKENPHAINPPWNYVYSANNQPDSILGKIYPGYYLPENRAKRITQLIDAKNDWSKHDVAKMITDVTSSVDPAIVNNLIEELNPKEFSKRQLEVIEKLKHWKGDATLESVESTIYHRWIYFFIKNTFADELSDAQFTSFLGTHFFKRTIAPMAEKKESVWWDDITTAEMETKSVIVNRSFQQAYAALKQSFGADTQEWTWNKVHSIEHPHPIGQVEALRKYFNVGPYEINGTREVINNLSFGYTEDGLYKVLSGPSTRRIIDFSDVENSISILPTGQSGNILSNHYQDQAKMYVSGEFRKMMMNKEAIKSSAESVLIFKPLED; from the coding sequence TTGAAGAAGCTCAAAAAAATATTTCTATTCATTAGTACCATTCTATTAATTTTTGTGATTGGAATTGTAATTTTTATTCTATCCCTAAAACCAAGCTATAGTGGAGAGAAAGAATTAGACCATATAAAAAAAGAAGTGAGCGTTTATTATGATTCGTATGGCATTCCACATATTTATGGGGCATCAGAAGAAGATGCCTTCAGGACTTTAGGTTACGTTCATGCGCAAGATCGTTTGTGGCAAATGGAACTTCTACGAAGAATAGGTCCAGGAAGACTGTCTGAAGTATTCGGTAAAGACATGATTACTACAGATAAGTTTCTTATTTCTTTAGGCATTGATGAAGCTTCTGAAAAGACGGTAGCGCATTTAGATATGAATGACGAAAGTATACGTCTAACCAATGCCTATCTTGAAGGTATTAATGCCTATATCAAAGACGGACCCACGCCGGTAGAGTTTTATTTAACGGGGATTGAAAAAACTCCATTTGTACTAAAAGATGTCTATAATACCATTGGATATATGGCCTTTAGTTTTGCTATGGCACATAAGACAGATCCGTTACTTACTTCTATTAAAGAAAAACTAGGACCAAAATATTTAAAAGATTTAGAAATTGAGGTAGACCCGTCATTAACACTGATTTCTAATTATCCAAAAGGCAAGCAAGCTTTAAAAAGTACAGTCTCTGAAATTGCATTACAAGCATTAGAGAAATTACCAGTGCCCATGTTTGAAGGGAGTAATAGTTGGGTGCTTTCTCCTGAGAAAACAAAAAACGGACACGTTATTTTTGCCAATGACCCTCATATCGGGTTTTCACAACCCTCTGTTTGGTTTGAAGCTCATGTGAGCACACCAACGTATGAGAAATATGGCTACTATTTAGCAGGTGTGCCCTTTCCGTTATTGGGACATGATAGAAATTTAGCCTACGGATTAACCATGTTTGAGAATGACGATATTGATTTTTACTACGAAGAAGAACATCCTTCAGATAAGCGTAAATATAAATACAAAGAGGAGTGGAAAAGTTTTGAAAGTATCACCAAGACAATAAAAGTTAAAGATGCAGATGCTATTCAATTTACCTATAAAAAAACAATTCATGGTCCAGTATTAAACGGTATAGCAGATCAAATTGCAGGAGATAAACCCGTTGCCATGTCTTGGACTTATACGAAGACGGACAATAAAACATTAAAAGCGTATAATGGTATTGTACATGCCAATGGATTGCGTGATTTTAAAAAATCATTAGCAGATATTCATGCGCCTGGGTTGAATATTATGTATGGTGATGCTAAAGGAAATGTAGCTTGGTTTGCTACCGCCAAATTGTATCAAATGCCAGACAGTGTAAACACAAAATTTATTTTAGACGGAAGCACAGGATTAGAAGAACCTCTACGATATTTAGAGTTTAAGGAGAATCCGCATGCAATTAATCCACCTTGGAATTATGTGTATTCCGCGAATAATCAGCCAGATTCTATTTTAGGAAAAATTTATCCAGGATATTATTTACCAGAAAATAGGGCAAAAAGGATAACGCAACTTATAGATGCTAAAAATGATTGGAGCAAACATGATGTTGCAAAAATGATTACAGATGTTACGTCAAGCGTAGATCCTGCCATTGTGAACAATCTTATAGAAGAATTGAACCCTAAAGAGTTTTCAAAAAGGCAGCTAGAAGTAATAGAGAAATTAAAACATTGGAAAGGCGACGCTACTTTAGAAAGTGTTGAGAGTACTATATACCACCGTTGGATTTATTTTTTTATAAAAAACACCTTTGCCGATGAGTTGAGTGATGCGCAATTTACTTCATTTTTGGGAACACATTTTTTTAAAAGAACTATTGCCCCGATGGCAGAAAAAAAAGAATCTGTTTGGTGGGATGATATCACCACAGCAGAGATGGAAACAAAATCTGTTATTGTAAATAGATCTTTTCAACAAGCTTATGCTGCTTTAAAGCAATCATTTGGAGCAGATACACAAGAATGGACTTGGAATAAAGTACATTCCATAGAGCATCCACATCCAATTGGACAAGTAGAAGCTTTGCGTAAATATTTCAATGTGGGGCCGTATGAAATAAACGGTACTAGAGAGGTAATTAATAATTTATCTTTTGGTTATACAGAAGATGGCTTATACAAGGTATTATCTGGACCATCTACACGTAGAATTATAGATTTTTCAGATGTAGAAAACAGTATAAGTATTTTACCAACAGGACAATCGGGTAATATACTAAGCAATCATTACCAAGATCAAGCTAAAATGTATGTAAGCGGAGAGTTTCGCAAGATGATGATGAATAAAGAAGCGATTAAATCTTCTGCGGAATCTGTGCTAATCTTCAAGCCCTTAGAGGATTAA
- a CDS encoding CDGSH iron-sulfur domain-containing protein has translation MSEEKYAPIAVDLEKDKNYGWCTCSHSSNQPFCDGSHKAHNATPSMRFSVEEDKKAYLCTCKKTSNPPYCDGTHKNL, from the coding sequence ATGAGTGAAGAAAAATATGCTCCGATTGCCGTAGACTTAGAAAAAGATAAAAATTACGGATGGTGCACTTGTAGTCATAGTAGCAATCAACCATTTTGCGATGGTTCTCATAAAGCACATAATGCAACTCCTTCGATGCGTTTCTCTGTAGAAGAAGATAAAAAAGCATATTTATGTACCTGTAAGAAAACTAGCAATCCACCGTATTGCGATGGTACTCATAAAAATTTATAG
- a CDS encoding anthranilate synthase component I family protein, which produces MRKKVTYTFENLPFLKDSILQWAQQYYEVVWLDSNAHKQKYDSFDALIAVDALTSIKTDHKNAFDDLKTYQEQTKDWIFGYLTYDLKNDVEKLESANFDGVEFPELYFFQPKKIIKIKGHCLEFDYLNMVDDEIEEDYQTIIKSPPNTGDKTQSSAKDIHIKMRIFKDEYFSKVTKMLDHIKHGAIYEANFCQEFYAENYTMDPLKVYQKLNEISKAPFATFLKLDDKFLLCASPERYLKKMGSKLISEPIKGTAKRASNKEEDDKLIERLSQDEKERAENIMIVDLVRNDLSKSAIKGTVAVEELCKVYTFDQVHQMISTVIAHVAADKSPVTIIKDSFPMGSMTGAPKVSAMKIIETLESFKRGLYSGAVGYFSPEGDFDFNVIIRSILYNKSKKYISFSVGSAITAMATPENEYQECLLKAKAMRQVLEDN; this is translated from the coding sequence TTGCGAAAAAAAGTTACTTATACCTTTGAGAATTTACCTTTTCTTAAGGATTCGATTTTACAATGGGCACAACAATATTATGAAGTGGTCTGGCTAGATAGCAATGCGCACAAACAAAAGTATGATTCCTTTGACGCGCTTATCGCTGTTGATGCATTAACCTCCATAAAAACGGATCATAAAAATGCCTTTGACGATTTAAAAACCTATCAAGAGCAAACCAAAGATTGGATTTTTGGATATTTGACATACGATTTAAAGAATGATGTAGAAAAGCTGGAATCTGCTAACTTTGATGGTGTTGAGTTTCCTGAGTTGTATTTTTTTCAACCGAAGAAAATAATAAAAATTAAGGGTCATTGCCTTGAGTTTGACTATTTAAATATGGTTGATGATGAGATTGAAGAAGATTATCAAACAATCATCAAGAGTCCACCTAATACAGGAGACAAAACACAGAGTTCAGCCAAAGATATTCATATTAAAATGCGAATTTTTAAAGATGAGTATTTTAGTAAAGTGACTAAAATGCTTGATCATATAAAACACGGAGCTATTTATGAAGCAAATTTCTGTCAAGAATTCTATGCGGAAAATTATACAATGGACCCACTAAAAGTCTATCAGAAATTAAATGAGATCTCTAAAGCACCTTTTGCTACATTTTTAAAATTAGACGATAAGTTTCTTTTGTGTGCTTCTCCTGAGCGCTATTTAAAAAAAATGGGTTCAAAACTAATTTCTGAGCCTATAAAAGGTACAGCCAAAAGAGCCTCCAATAAAGAGGAAGATGATAAACTTATAGAGCGCTTATCGCAGGATGAGAAAGAAAGAGCAGAAAATATCATGATCGTAGATTTGGTACGTAATGATTTGTCTAAGAGTGCCATTAAAGGTACAGTAGCTGTAGAGGAGCTCTGCAAAGTGTATACTTTTGATCAAGTGCATCAAATGATATCTACGGTAATTGCCCATGTAGCTGCAGATAAGAGTCCGGTAACTATTATTAAAGACAGTTTTCCTATGGGAAGTATGACAGGGGCTCCTAAAGTATCTGCCATGAAAATTATAGAAACCTTGGAAAGCTTTAAGCGGGGATTGTACAGTGGTGCTGTTGGCTATTTTTCTCCGGAAGGCGATTTTGATTTTAATGTGATCATCCGAAGCATTCTTTATAATAAAAGTAAAAAGTATATTTCTTTTTCTGTAGGAAGCGCTATTACTGCTATGGCAACGCCAGAAAATGAATACCAAGAGTGTTTACTTAAAGCAAAAGCAATGCGTCAAGTTCTTGAAGATAATTGA
- a CDS encoding DUF1801 domain-containing protein — translation MEQLILLENPKVALVFEGYPDLIRPKMRALRNLILEAANELDDVRELEETLKWGEPSYIAKKGSTIRIDWKKKTPEHYAIYFKCTSLLVATFKEVFPDQFTYEGNRALVFKLEEEIPVKELKSCIKAALQYHTIKHVPSLGM, via the coding sequence ATGGAACAGCTAATATTACTTGAAAATCCAAAAGTGGCATTAGTTTTTGAGGGGTATCCAGACCTTATTAGACCTAAGATGCGTGCACTAAGGAATCTCATTTTAGAAGCCGCAAATGAGCTGGATGATGTGCGGGAATTGGAAGAAACTCTAAAATGGGGAGAACCAAGTTATATCGCTAAGAAGGGGAGTACTATTCGTATAGATTGGAAGAAAAAAACTCCAGAACACTATGCTATATATTTTAAATGTACAAGTCTGTTGGTAGCTACATTTAAAGAAGTATTTCCAGATCAATTTACATATGAGGGAAATAGAGCACTGGTTTTTAAATTAGAGGAAGAGATACCGGTGAAAGAATTAAAATCGTGCATTAAAGCAGCGCTACAATATCATACCATAAAACACGTACCGAGTTTGGGGATGTAG